Below is a genomic region from Virgibacillus dokdonensis.
ACGATAAAGTGAATAGTAATGGGCAATGTCCTTATCAATACCTTGATACATACGGAAATAAAGAATCGATCCAGCGGCTAGAAAAAATAGCACACTAATAAAAATCCCAAAAAAGAACAAATACGACATCGATTCATTGAAACTTGTATATAAGTCTGCTCTAGAGCCTGCATGGATAGTATCATTGGAAGCAGCGACTTCTGCTTGTTCTATTTTCTCGACGTAATGTACCCAATTAGGTATATTTGCCGTATAATAAAAAGCTTTTTCCCCGTGTTTTTGAAATTTGTCAAATGTAGCATCTGATACAACTAGTGCACTTCCACCTAATGTGGTAGCGTTCGTCGTATTTTTCCCCGGCTTTATTTTCAGTTCGATTTGCCCTTTTTCAGGAATAAATCGTAATTTTTTTGGTGGAGGTGGGATATATGGGCTAAACACAGCTTCCGTAAGTAATATGGCCTCATTATGTTGTAAAGCTTCTAGTTTTTTTTGTTGATTTACATCCATCATTTTATTGTAATCGGAGAAACCAAATACAATTACTTCCACATTGTCCCACTCAGATTTATTCGAGACAGACGACGTTTTTACAGCAGGGATGGCTAAGGATTGAAAGGGTATTTCTGATTCATGAAAAAAAGATTCCACTTCTTTTATAGTTTCATCCAATTCCGCTTTATTTTCTTCCCCTTCTGTAAGCAGAGAGTAATCATGCGGTACGAAACGTTCGCTTTCTTCTTCCGCTGCTTGGAATAGCCCGTACAATACTCCGGAAGATGTAAAAGCAACGGCGCTTAATATAGTTACCATAGAGAGTAACTTAGCGTTATCTTTTAATTTATATGTTAAGTCGGAAATAATTAATAAGTTTAGTCGCTTGTAAAAAATGTTTTTTCTGCGTTGTAAAAAACTAGTTAAAGCGATACTAAATTGCGTAAATAAAAAATATGTCCCTGGAATAATTAATGCTAAAATAATAAACATTCGATACATCATAGATATAAGGTCAGAAGTATATGCTAAATAATAGGAATAAGTTACAGCAGCTAACGCTAGTACGCTTATAATCCAAGAAAAACGCGGTTTTTTCCTTGGTGCTTGAGCGCCACGAAATACTTCCATAATCGATTTTGTTCGCAATGTAAGTACAACAAGCAGCGAATTGATTTCAAACATAAAAAAGAACAGTATCACGGTGATAGCAATTGCCTTCCAGGATAAATAAAAGGAAAACACTTCCCCTGTTCCTAAAATGACAGAAAATATCATTAAGAAAAGCTTCGTGAATAAAGCTCCTACTAATATTCCTGCAACAATAGAGGCTACACCGATAATTGTATTTTCCAAAATAAGCATTCGATTTAACTGGAATTTACTAATTCCTAACGTTGTTAAAATACCATATTCTTTCTTGCGTGATTTAATAAAGGCAGAGGTTGAATATAGTACAAATAAAAAAGAAAACAAATAAATAATGACTTCAGAAGCAACGATGCCCGTTTTTACGGCATCAATAAAGTCGTATGTTGCTATTTCAGGGTGGAAGATAACTACGGCATACATAAAAAAGACGATGACAGCAAACATACAACTTAGAAAATAACTTAAATATGCACGTGTATTACGTTTGACATTATTAAAAGTGAACTGTCTGAAGGTCATGGATGTT
It encodes:
- a CDS encoding ABC transporter permease, with protein sequence MTFRQFTFNNVKRNTRAYLSYFLSCMFAVIVFFMYAVVIFHPEIATYDFIDAVKTGIVASEVIIYLFSFLFVLYSTSAFIKSRKKEYGILTTLGISKFQLNRMLILENTIIGVASIVAGILVGALFTKLFLMIFSVILGTGEVFSFYLSWKAIAITVILFFFMFEINSLLVVLTLRTKSIMEVFRGAQAPRKKPRFSWIISVLALAAVTYSYYLAYTSDLISMMYRMFIILALIIPGTYFLFTQFSIALTSFLQRRKNIFYKRLNLLIISDLTYKLKDNAKLLSMVTILSAVAFTSSGVLYGLFQAAEEESERFVPHDYSLLTEGEENKAELDETIKEVESFFHESEIPFQSLAIPAVKTSSVSNKSEWDNVEVIVFGFSDYNKMMDVNQQKKLEALQHNEAILLTEAVFSPYIPPPPKKLRFIPEKGQIELKIKPGKNTTNATTLGGSALVVSDATFDKFQKHGEKAFYYTANIPNWVHYVEKIEQAEVAASNDTIHAGSRADLYTSFNESMSYLFFFGIFISVLFFLAAGSILYFRMYQGIDKDIAHYYSLYRIGLTNKEMKKIATRQIAFLFFLPFFVAVIHAAFAYKALQNMLASSVLIPSMYIISFYFIVHFINFIFIRNFYLSRLKKAARSSAL